One window from the genome of Aeromonas sp. FDAARGOS 1405 encodes:
- a CDS encoding pitrilysin family protein, giving the protein MNKVIPLTILLGFTLPVLAAPTLIAEQGKEEGKLAIPYQMYKLDNGLTVILAPDRSDPLVHLDVTYHVGSSRETVGKSGFAHFFEHMMFQGSKHVGDQEHMRIINEAGGDMNGTTNKDRTNYYETVPANQLEKVLWLEADRMGFLLDAVSQKKFEIQRATVKNERAQRVDNQPYGLVSEKVGEALYPRTHPYSWQPIGYVEDLDRVDVNDLKQFFLRWYGPNNATLTLGGDFDSKQALEWIEKYFGSIPRGPDVAEPTPKPVTLPETRYVTLQDKVHLPLLYISYPTVSLGDPQEPALDMFADVLGGSASSMLYQSLVKTGKAIDVGASHYCEELACTLTVYAYPNPSQDGSLKTLKGEVDKVIGEFAQRGLKPEDLEKAIAKYRASAIWGLDSVSGKVSQLAMGQVFAQDPNYVFKTLDAIGKVTPEQVKAAYDKFIAGKPAVVLSVVPKGKTEWQVATPNFTPAKRELPDYSKHDEALAERPVKDNFDRSVQPKASEAVSVKVPAIWHGKLDKNIEIIGTKSDEIPAVSIMIALPGGIRAEDKGQLGLANLTAAMMGQGTVRLTEAQLSDELQKLGSSIDVSSAQYNNLITVSSLADKLPQTMALVREVLERPGMREADFERVKAQLLQGMQQAQQQPEWLAGQAFRGLVYGKQNRLGQPTDGVPADVAKLTLADVKHFYQAYYNPTNAKVVVVGDVDQKQIEEQLGFLTEWKGATPTLGDLKLKGEQAKPGIYLVDKPGAPQSVIRIGRRAMPFDTTGDYFTAGLMNFNLGGNFNSRINLNLREDKGYTYGASSGFSANREVGTFATGANVRADATVDAIRQFLKEMDNYRKSGPTPVELAYMRSAVSQQDALSYETLGQKAGFLLQMVMYDLKPDYVQAQNNLIKTVSPEALKASAARWLNPADMVIVVVGDKQKLEKPLKELHLPIYPLQLP; this is encoded by the coding sequence GACAACGGCCTGACTGTGATCCTGGCCCCCGACCGCTCCGATCCGCTGGTGCACCTCGATGTGACTTATCACGTCGGCTCATCCCGCGAGACGGTCGGCAAGTCCGGTTTTGCCCACTTCTTCGAACACATGATGTTCCAGGGCTCGAAACACGTTGGTGATCAGGAGCATATGCGGATCATCAACGAAGCCGGTGGCGACATGAACGGCACCACCAACAAGGATCGCACCAACTACTACGAGACCGTGCCTGCCAACCAGCTGGAAAAAGTGCTCTGGCTGGAGGCGGACCGGATGGGCTTCCTGCTCGATGCGGTGAGCCAGAAGAAGTTCGAGATCCAGCGCGCCACCGTCAAGAACGAGCGGGCCCAGCGGGTCGATAACCAGCCGTACGGGCTGGTGAGCGAGAAGGTGGGGGAGGCGCTCTATCCGCGTACTCACCCCTACTCCTGGCAGCCTATCGGTTACGTGGAAGATCTCGACCGGGTCGATGTGAACGACCTCAAGCAGTTCTTCCTGCGTTGGTATGGTCCCAACAACGCCACCCTGACTCTGGGCGGCGACTTTGACAGCAAGCAGGCTCTCGAGTGGATCGAGAAGTACTTCGGCTCCATCCCGCGCGGCCCGGACGTGGCCGAGCCGACGCCAAAGCCGGTGACCCTGCCCGAGACCCGCTACGTGACGCTACAGGACAAGGTACACCTGCCGCTGCTCTATATCAGCTACCCCACCGTCTCTCTTGGCGATCCGCAGGAGCCGGCACTCGACATGTTTGCCGACGTACTCGGCGGTTCCGCTAGCTCCATGCTCTACCAGTCGCTGGTGAAAACCGGCAAGGCGATCGATGTGGGGGCGTCCCACTATTGCGAAGAGCTGGCCTGTACCCTGACCGTCTACGCCTATCCCAACCCGTCGCAGGATGGCAGCCTCAAGACCCTCAAGGGGGAGGTGGACAAGGTGATCGGCGAGTTCGCCCAGCGCGGCCTCAAGCCGGAAGATCTGGAGAAGGCGATCGCCAAGTACCGCGCCTCCGCCATCTGGGGTCTGGACAGCGTCTCCGGCAAGGTGAGCCAGCTCGCCATGGGTCAGGTGTTTGCCCAGGATCCCAACTATGTGTTCAAGACTCTCGATGCCATCGGCAAGGTGACACCTGAGCAGGTGAAGGCCGCCTACGACAAGTTCATCGCCGGCAAGCCGGCGGTGGTGCTGAGCGTGGTGCCCAAGGGCAAGACCGAGTGGCAGGTTGCCACCCCGAACTTTACCCCCGCCAAGCGCGAGCTGCCGGATTACAGCAAGCATGACGAGGCGCTGGCCGAACGACCGGTAAAAGACAATTTCGATCGCAGCGTGCAACCCAAGGCGAGCGAGGCGGTGAGCGTCAAGGTGCCCGCCATCTGGCACGGCAAGCTCGACAAGAACATCGAGATCATCGGCACCAAGAGTGACGAGATCCCCGCCGTCTCCATCATGATTGCCCTGCCGGGCGGCATTCGTGCCGAAGATAAGGGGCAACTTGGGCTGGCCAATCTGACTGCCGCCATGATGGGGCAGGGCACGGTGCGCCTGACCGAGGCTCAGCTGAGCGACGAGCTGCAAAAGCTGGGCTCAAGCATTGATGTCTCCAGCGCCCAGTACAACAACCTCATCACCGTCAGCTCGCTGGCGGACAAGTTGCCCCAGACCATGGCGCTGGTGCGCGAGGTGCTGGAGCGCCCGGGCATGCGGGAGGCGGACTTCGAGCGGGTCAAGGCGCAGCTGCTGCAAGGGATGCAACAGGCCCAGCAGCAGCCCGAGTGGCTGGCCGGGCAGGCGTTCCGCGGACTGGTCTACGGCAAGCAGAACCGCCTCGGGCAACCTACCGACGGGGTACCGGCCGATGTGGCCAAGCTGACCCTGGCGGACGTGAAGCACTTCTATCAGGCCTACTACAACCCCACCAACGCCAAAGTGGTTGTGGTCGGTGATGTGGACCAGAAGCAGATCGAGGAGCAACTTGGCTTCCTGACCGAGTGGAAGGGGGCAACGCCAACCCTGGGGGATCTCAAGCTCAAGGGTGAGCAGGCCAAGCCGGGCATCTATCTGGTCGACAAGCCGGGGGCGCCCCAGTCGGTGATCCGCATCGGTCGTCGCGCCATGCCGTTTGATACCACGGGGGATTACTTCACCGCTGGGCTGATGAACTTCAACCTGGGTGGTAACTTCAACAGCCGCATCAATCTCAACCTGCGGGAAGACAAGGGCTACACCTACGGCGCCAGCTCGGGCTTCTCCGCCAACCGCGAGGTGGGCACCTTCGCCACCGGTGCCAATGTGCGGGCCGATGCAACCGTGGATGCCATCCGCCAGTTCCTCAAGGAGATGGACAACTACCGCAAGAGCGGCCCGACACCGGTGGAGCTGGCCTATATGCGCAGCGCGGTCTCCCAGCAGGATGCCCTCTCTTACGAGACCTTGGGCCAGAAGGCGGGCTTCCTGCTGCAGATGGTGATGTATGACCTGAAACCGGACTATGTGCAGGCCCAGAACAACCTGATCAAGACGGTGTCTCCCGAGGCGCTGAAGGCCAGTGCCGCCCGTTGGCTCAATCCGGCCGATATGGTGATCGTGGTGGTGGGAGACAAGCAAAAGCTTGAAAAACCCCTGAAGGAGCTTCATCTTCCCATCTATCCGCTGCAGTTGCCGTAA
- the gshA gene encoding glutamate--cysteine ligase: protein MTTTSLSLTELLNALGSPERLTALKGIRRGIERECLRITPDGRLAQSDHPRELGSALTHPNITTDYSESLLEFITPATDSIDSLMEQLGDIHHHVIQNLGDERIWPLSMPCFVGGEESIRLAQYGSSNIGKMKTLYRQGLKNRYGSLMQVIAGVHFNFSMPDSFWSEWQDLECVGCCSQRFISDKYMGLIRNVYRFGWLVPYLFGASPAICESFLKGRKSNLPFEKTGKGTLYLPYATALRLSDLGYTNSAQAGLKISHDNLPAYVSSLRRAINTHNPDFAKIGVKVDGEYRQLNDNVLQLENELYAPIRPKRTPRSGEKPSDALDQRGIEYIELRTVDVNPFTPLGIDADQIRFFDLFLVWCLLRPSPVLSDEEIARNRRNQNKVVLEGRRPGLELEDEQGHAIGLKEYGLKLFDELAQVADLLDRCCGRNRYRETLAMHREKLLNPELTYSARMLKELLESGKDNGCYGDKLATRYREELLAGELQYWDEAYFAGEAKDSLAKQRERERSDSLSFDDFLADYFGTSTTTA from the coding sequence ATGACTACAACAAGCTTGTCGCTCACCGAGTTGCTGAATGCGTTGGGATCACCGGAGCGCCTGACCGCGCTCAAGGGGATCCGGCGCGGGATCGAACGTGAATGCCTGCGCATCACGCCGGATGGCCGACTCGCCCAGAGTGACCATCCCCGGGAGCTGGGCTCGGCCCTGACCCATCCCAATATCACCACCGACTACTCGGAGAGCCTGCTGGAGTTCATCACCCCGGCCACCGACTCCATCGATAGCCTGATGGAGCAGCTCGGCGATATCCATCACCATGTGATTCAGAATCTGGGTGACGAGCGGATTTGGCCGCTCTCCATGCCCTGCTTCGTCGGTGGGGAAGAGAGCATCCGGCTGGCCCAGTACGGCAGCTCCAATATCGGCAAAATGAAGACCCTCTACCGTCAGGGTTTGAAGAACCGCTACGGCAGCCTGATGCAGGTGATCGCTGGGGTGCACTTCAACTTCTCCATGCCCGACAGCTTCTGGAGCGAGTGGCAGGATCTGGAGTGCGTCGGTTGTTGCAGCCAGCGCTTTATCTCCGACAAGTACATGGGGCTTATTCGCAACGTCTACCGCTTCGGCTGGCTAGTGCCCTATCTGTTTGGCGCCTCCCCTGCCATCTGCGAATCCTTCCTCAAAGGGCGCAAGAGCAACCTGCCGTTCGAGAAGACCGGCAAGGGTACCCTCTATCTGCCTTACGCCACCGCGCTGCGTCTCTCTGATCTTGGCTATACCAACAGCGCCCAGGCTGGGCTCAAGATCAGCCACGACAATCTGCCGGCCTATGTCAGCAGTCTGCGCCGCGCCATCAACACCCACAATCCCGACTTTGCCAAGATCGGGGTCAAGGTGGATGGGGAGTATCGTCAGCTTAACGACAACGTGTTGCAGCTGGAGAATGAGCTCTACGCCCCAATCCGCCCCAAGCGCACCCCGCGCAGCGGCGAGAAGCCCTCGGATGCGCTGGATCAGCGCGGCATCGAATACATCGAGCTGCGCACCGTAGACGTCAACCCCTTCACCCCGCTCGGCATCGATGCGGATCAGATCCGCTTCTTCGACCTGTTCCTGGTCTGGTGCCTGCTGCGCCCCTCTCCGGTGCTGAGTGACGAGGAGATTGCCCGCAACCGCCGCAACCAGAACAAGGTGGTGCTGGAGGGACGTCGTCCCGGCCTCGAGCTGGAGGACGAGCAGGGTCATGCCATCGGCCTCAAAGAGTACGGCCTCAAACTGTTCGACGAGCTGGCTCAGGTGGCCGACCTGCTGGATCGCTGCTGCGGCCGCAACCGCTATCGCGAGACGCTGGCGATGCATCGCGAGAAGCTGCTCAACCCCGAGCTCACCTACTCCGCCCGCATGCTCAAGGAGCTGCTGGAGAGTGGCAAGGACAACGGCTGCTACGGCGACAAGCTGGCGACCCGCTATCGCGAGGAGCTGCTGGCAGGGGAGCTGCAGTACTGGGATGAGGCCTACTTTGCCGGTGAGGCGAAGGATTCCCTGGCCAAGCAACGGGAGCGCGAGCGCAGCGACAGCCTGTCGTTCGATGACTTCCTGGCCGACTACTTCGGTACCAGTACCACCACGGCCTGA
- a CDS encoding IS3 family transposase (programmed frameshift), with translation MGQGVKRTQRDYSLTFKLALVEQIEKGELTYKQAQVRYGIQGRSTVLVWLRKHGRQDWSQGASVRAGRSITMPDPDNQTPEQRIKELEQQLALMSQKAQFFEAVVDVLKNDYGVSIGKKATRQVLSQRQVERLTIVRACLFLGISRQAYYKRNRVADERHAQGLQVVRFVRQVRLRQPRVGTRKLHYLLQGQDDGGLKVGRDRLFRILAEHRLLVQLKRAYHKTTHSFHRFYRHPNLLKAGPEQVTPVAPEQVWVADITYLPARSGPLYLSLVTDAYSRKIVGHHVHEGMHAESVAMAFKKALKQRCGSGELIHHSDRGVQYCSGLYQSLHERYGVKCSMTDGYDCYQNALAERVNGILKGELLLQSPQDLAQAREMVREAVDIYNAERPHHALKYRTPDAVHRGF, from the exons ATGGGACAAGGTGTGAAACGGACACAGCGCGATTACTCGCTGACTTTTAAACTGGCGCTGGTCGAGCAGATTGAAAAAGGCGAGCTCACCTACAAACAGGCTCAGGTGCGTTATGGCATTCAGGGCCGCTCCACCGTTCTGGTATGGTTGCGTAAACATGGTCGGCAAGATTGGAGCCAGGGGGCTTCTGTTCGTGCCGGCAGGAGCATCACCATGCCAGACCCCGACAACCAGACGCCCGAGCAGCGTATCAAGGAACTCGAGCAACAGCTGGCGCTGATGAGTCAGAAAGCCCAGTTCTTTGAGGCCGTCGTCGATGTACTGAAGAATGACTACGGCGTCTCTATCG GTAAAAAAGCGACCCGGCAAGTCCTCTCGCAGCGGCAAGTCGAGAGGCTGACCATTGTCAGGGCTTGCCTGTTTCTGGGGATAAGCCGGCAGGCTTACTACAAGCGCAATCGGGTCGCCGACGAGCGCCATGCACAGGGCTTGCAGGTGGTGCGCTTCGTGCGTCAGGTTCGACTGCGACAACCTCGGGTGGGCACTCGCAAGCTGCATTATCTGCTGCAGGGTCAGGATGATGGCGGGCTCAAGGTCGGGCGGGACAGGCTGTTTCGGATATTGGCCGAGCACCGCCTGCTGGTGCAGCTTAAGCGGGCGTATCACAAGACCACCCACAGTTTTCACCGTTTCTACCGTCATCCCAACTTGCTCAAAGCGGGACCAGAGCAGGTTACGCCGGTGGCCCCGGAGCAGGTCTGGGTCGCTGATATCACCTATCTGCCAGCCAGGAGCGGGCCGCTGTACCTGAGCCTGGTGACGGATGCCTACTCACGCAAGATAGTGGGCCATCACGTGCACGAAGGGATGCACGCGGAGTCGGTGGCGATGGCGTTCAAGAAAGCGCTGAAGCAACGGTGTGGCAGCGGGGAGCTAATCCATCACTCAGACCGTGGCGTGCAGTATTGCTCGGGACTGTATCAGTCATTACATGAACGGTACGGGGTGAAATGCTCGATGACGGATGGGTATGACTGTTATCAGAATGCGTTGGCGGAGCGGGTGAACGGGATTTTGAAAGGAGAGTTATTGTTGCAAAGCCCGCAGGATTTGGCGCAAGCGCGGGAGATGGTGCGTGAAGCAGTAGATATTTACAACGCGGAGCGGCCGCATCATGCGTTGAAATACAGAACCCCCGATGCGGTACATAGGGGGTTCTGA
- a CDS encoding long-chain fatty acid--CoA ligase — protein sequence MPKLHLVRLMRERIAQLGNKAALRVQQDGQWRAIGWRTLGQAMDYCAQALIRAGHQPTEMVGIYARNMPEWTQADLGILAARGVSVPIYPTSTLDQLRYIVKDAGIKVLFVGEQPQFDQALTLLQNGEIRQIVALDGNVNLRGCKQASHFQTFLVSGNHQPSEQELRVRETQYRMDDLLTLIYTSGTTGEPKGVMLDFSNIAACFEMHNSRLDLNQQDVSLCMLPLSHVFERAWSYYVLYCGAENVYIRDPQKVMDVIGEVQPTVMCAVPRLYEKAYAMIQARVAQAPALRRALFGWATKVGKQMVATRQAGKSASPLLYGQLWLAERLVFRKLRARFGGRTRFLPVAGARLADDVNLFFQAMGLNLKYGYGMTETTATVCCYEDSQFKLGSIGTALNGIEVKLGENNELLVRSPTVMRGYYNKPDATAEVMTEDGFLRTGDAGELDSQGNIYFTERLKELMKTSNGKYVAPQLVEGTIGKDRFIEQIAIVADARHFVSALIVPCFESLEEYARSINLQYQCKTELLRHSRVMEFFEARIADLQKELAKFEQVKKFTLLPSAFSMELGELTPTMKLRRKIIEAKYQSEIEAMYNHV from the coding sequence ATGCCGAAGCTTCATCTGGTTCGACTGATGCGTGAACGTATTGCCCAGCTTGGCAACAAGGCTGCCCTGCGGGTTCAGCAAGATGGCCAGTGGCGCGCCATCGGCTGGCGTACTCTGGGCCAGGCCATGGACTACTGCGCACAGGCGCTGATCCGTGCCGGCCACCAGCCAACCGAAATGGTCGGCATCTATGCCCGCAACATGCCGGAGTGGACCCAGGCCGATCTCGGCATCCTTGCCGCCCGCGGCGTCAGCGTCCCTATCTACCCCACCAGCACACTCGATCAGCTGCGCTACATCGTCAAAGATGCCGGCATCAAGGTACTGTTCGTTGGCGAACAACCCCAGTTCGATCAGGCGCTGACCCTGCTGCAAAACGGCGAAATTCGTCAGATCGTCGCTCTCGATGGCAACGTCAATCTGCGCGGCTGCAAGCAGGCGAGCCACTTCCAGACATTTCTGGTCTCCGGCAACCATCAGCCCAGCGAGCAGGAACTGCGAGTACGGGAAACCCAGTACCGGATGGATGATCTGCTGACCCTGATCTACACCTCCGGCACCACAGGCGAGCCCAAGGGGGTCATGCTCGACTTCAGCAACATCGCCGCCTGTTTCGAGATGCACAACAGCCGCCTCGACCTCAATCAGCAGGATGTGTCGCTCTGCATGCTGCCGCTCAGCCACGTGTTTGAGCGGGCCTGGAGCTACTACGTGCTCTACTGCGGTGCCGAGAACGTCTATATCCGCGATCCGCAGAAGGTGATGGATGTGATTGGCGAAGTGCAGCCGACCGTGATGTGCGCTGTGCCGCGCCTCTACGAGAAGGCCTACGCCATGATCCAGGCCCGGGTTGCCCAGGCTCCGGCTCTGCGCCGCGCCCTGTTTGGCTGGGCGACCAAGGTCGGCAAGCAAATGGTTGCCACCCGTCAGGCTGGCAAGTCCGCTTCCCCGCTGCTCTACGGCCAGCTCTGGCTCGCCGAGCGACTGGTGTTTCGCAAGCTACGCGCCCGTTTTGGCGGCCGCACCCGCTTCCTGCCGGTGGCGGGCGCCCGCCTGGCCGACGATGTGAACCTCTTCTTCCAGGCGATGGGGCTCAACCTCAAGTACGGCTACGGCATGACCGAGACCACAGCTACCGTCTGCTGCTACGAAGACAGCCAGTTCAAGCTCGGCTCCATCGGCACGGCACTGAACGGCATCGAGGTGAAGCTGGGTGAGAACAACGAACTGCTGGTGCGCTCCCCGACCGTGATGCGCGGCTACTACAACAAGCCGGACGCGACCGCTGAAGTGATGACCGAGGATGGCTTCCTGCGTACTGGCGATGCCGGTGAGCTCGACAGCCAGGGCAATATCTACTTCACCGAGCGCCTCAAGGAGCTGATGAAGACCTCCAACGGCAAGTACGTGGCACCGCAGCTGGTGGAAGGAACCATCGGCAAGGATCGCTTTATCGAGCAGATCGCCATCGTCGCCGATGCCCGCCACTTCGTCTCGGCGCTGATCGTCCCCTGCTTCGAGTCGCTGGAGGAGTACGCCCGCTCCATCAACCTGCAATACCAGTGCAAGACCGAGCTGCTGCGCCACTCCCGGGTGATGGAGTTCTTCGAAGCCCGCATCGCCGACTTGCAAAAAGAGCTGGCTAAGTTCGAGCAGGTGAAGAAGTTCACCCTGCTGCCGAGCGCCTTCTCCATGGAGCTGGGTGAGCTGACCCCCACCATGAAGCTGCGCCGCAAGATCATCGAGGCAAAATACCAGAGCGAAATAGAGGCGATGTATAACCACGTCTGA
- the rimI gene encoding ribosomal protein S18-alanine N-acetyltransferase: MPEFRPLLEADFDLVYPIEQAAHKEPWSEANLLSCFGPRYLNGLMLVDGRPAGFYISDLVAGDSSLMNICVHPECQGKGLGRALLQAYLTRSKQAGAQAWFLEVRAGNQTAINLYESAGFAEYCRRADYYGTGNDREDAVLMSRLFDFG, from the coding sequence ATGCCTGAGTTTCGCCCCCTGCTCGAAGCCGATTTCGACCTTGTTTACCCCATTGAGCAGGCTGCCCACAAGGAGCCGTGGAGTGAGGCCAACCTGCTCTCCTGCTTCGGTCCTCGCTATCTCAACGGTTTGATGCTGGTCGATGGTCGCCCGGCCGGCTTCTATATTTCGGATCTGGTAGCCGGAGACAGTTCGCTGATGAACATCTGTGTCCATCCCGAATGTCAGGGCAAGGGGTTGGGAAGGGCACTGTTGCAAGCCTACCTGACTCGCAGCAAGCAAGCCGGTGCACAGGCCTGGTTCCTCGAGGTGCGGGCTGGCAACCAGACCGCCATCAACCTCTACGAGAGTGCCGGCTTTGCCGAGTATTGCCGACGCGCCGACTACTACGGCACCGGTAATGATCGGGAAGATGCGGTGCTGATGTCACGGCTGTTCGATTTCGGCTGA
- a CDS encoding DNA polymerase III subunit psi — protein sequence MQDPVRQSMLARMGIQSWQLRRPALLGADPARELEQHTSQTAPATSAPLPSGKLWLLAPQLPATTLLADICQLLGMTPEEVSLLSELPPADLQTAGASPLLWLTEANPERPDALICPLDPSAAQKRALWQQLRRHMASSTA from the coding sequence ATGCAAGATCCCGTTCGTCAGAGCATGTTGGCCCGCATGGGCATTCAAAGCTGGCAACTGCGTCGTCCGGCATTGCTGGGCGCAGACCCCGCTCGAGAGCTTGAGCAACATACCAGCCAGACAGCCCCCGCCACCAGCGCCCCGCTGCCCAGCGGCAAACTCTGGTTGCTGGCACCTCAGCTGCCTGCCACCACGCTGCTGGCGGATATCTGCCAGTTGCTCGGCATGACACCCGAGGAGGTCTCACTGCTCAGCGAGCTGCCGCCTGCCGATCTGCAAACGGCGGGCGCCTCGCCGCTACTCTGGCTGACGGAGGCCAACCCGGAACGACCCGATGCGCTGATCTGTCCGCTAGACCCCAGCGCCGCGCAAAAGCGAGCCTTGTGGCAACAACTGCGCCGACATATGGCAAGTTCCACGGCATGA
- a CDS encoding ATPase RavA domain-containing protein, translated as MSPLAQAKNPARLIPIQERLPRLLAALGEGLYERQDALRLGLLAALSGESVFLLGPPGIAKSLIARRLKLAFHDARHFEYLMTRFSTPEEVFGPLSIQALKEDGKYLRLTAGYLPEAEVVFLDEIWKAGPAILNTLLTAINERQFRNGDSQHPIPMRLLVTASNELPAPDSGLEALYDRMLVRIWMDRVQEKANFQSMLASDGHAHQNLPESLQIRGDEYEQWQSQIEQVRLPDACFELIYQLRQQLDSQLAHRCYVSDRRWKKAVRLIKASAFFNGRDEVAPVDLLLFKDCLWHDEESRTALLEMMTEFSRLYGYQQLAMTRQLLALRDQFKQLKQGVSQRLCCKARKRKQWFGRRARGIEIPLANARPFGKQVHFHLLTPAPLDGSDPERLTSTLVFDRTLLSHWHPTGEALVGYQYGNPKEGHYELVLDDELRLQVLDIQRQQIPLVLMERNAIPEVVLAPWLQALDEQLVQVGKVMQELKQQRTLFDRHRQHLFIAQRWLQQVEDSFFVLSRDLELLRGELTQWRERLPRLDE; from the coding sequence ATGTCGCCTTTAGCTCAAGCCAAGAACCCTGCGCGTCTTATTCCTATCCAGGAGCGCCTGCCCCGGTTGCTGGCCGCCCTCGGTGAGGGACTCTACGAACGGCAGGATGCCCTGCGCCTCGGTCTGCTGGCGGCCCTCAGTGGCGAGAGTGTCTTCTTGCTGGGGCCACCAGGTATCGCCAAGAGCCTGATCGCACGCCGCCTCAAGCTGGCCTTTCACGACGCCCGCCACTTTGAATACCTGATGACCCGTTTCAGTACGCCGGAGGAGGTGTTCGGCCCCCTCTCCATTCAGGCGTTGAAAGAGGATGGCAAATACCTGCGCCTCACCGCTGGTTATCTGCCAGAGGCCGAGGTGGTGTTTCTCGACGAGATCTGGAAGGCGGGCCCCGCCATCCTCAACACCCTGCTCACCGCCATCAACGAGCGACAGTTTCGCAACGGCGACAGCCAGCACCCCATCCCGATGCGGTTGCTGGTGACCGCCTCCAACGAGCTGCCGGCGCCGGATAGCGGGCTGGAAGCGCTTTACGACCGGATGCTGGTGCGGATCTGGATGGATCGGGTGCAAGAGAAAGCCAACTTTCAATCCATGTTGGCCAGCGATGGTCACGCCCACCAGAACTTGCCGGAATCCCTGCAGATCCGGGGTGATGAGTACGAGCAGTGGCAGAGCCAGATTGAACAGGTGCGCTTGCCGGATGCCTGTTTCGAACTCATCTATCAGCTGCGCCAGCAGCTCGACAGCCAGTTGGCCCACCGCTGCTATGTGTCGGATCGTCGCTGGAAGAAGGCGGTACGGCTTATCAAGGCGAGCGCCTTCTTCAACGGTCGTGACGAGGTCGCGCCGGTAGATCTGCTGCTGTTCAAGGACTGTCTATGGCATGACGAGGAGTCTCGTACCGCCCTGCTGGAGATGATGACCGAGTTTTCCCGCCTCTATGGTTATCAGCAACTGGCGATGACCCGCCAGCTGCTGGCGCTGCGGGATCAATTCAAACAGCTCAAGCAGGGCGTGTCCCAGCGTCTCTGCTGCAAGGCACGCAAGCGTAAACAGTGGTTTGGCCGACGGGCGAGGGGGATCGAGATCCCCCTCGCCAACGCCAGACCCTTTGGCAAGCAGGTGCACTTCCATCTGCTCACCCCGGCACCGCTGGATGGCAGCGATCCCGAGCGTCTCACCAGCACCCTGGTGTTCGATCGTACCCTGCTTTCCCATTGGCATCCGACCGGCGAGGCGCTGGTGGGTTATCAATATGGCAACCCGAAAGAGGGACACTACGAGCTGGTACTTGACGATGAGCTGCGCCTGCAGGTGCTCGATATCCAGCGCCAGCAGATCCCGCTGGTATTGATGGAGCGCAACGCCATCCCCGAGGTGGTGCTGGCGCCCTGGCTGCAAGCGCTCGACGAGCAACTGGTCCAGGTCGGCAAGGTGATGCAGGAGCTTAAACAGCAGCGCACTCTGTTCGATCGTCATCGGCAGCACCTCTTTATTGCCCAGCGCTGGCTGCAACAGGTGGAGGACAGCTTCTTCGTGCTGAGCCGGGATCTTGAACTGCTGCGCGGCGAGCTGACACAGTGGCGCGAGCGGTTGCCAAGGCTGGACGAGTAA